Proteins from a genomic interval of Polaribacter sejongensis:
- a CDS encoding acyl-ACP desaturase codes for MSIHNVRKEVMLTLEKSMDRFMEKYLIPAEKIWQPTDFLPNSQKDSFITEVEEIRELSKELHDDFWVVLVGDTITEEALPTYESWLLDLDGVCQDPDNSWAKWVRTWTAEENRHGDVLNKYLYLSGRVNMREVEISTQHLIADGFDIGTSTDPYKNFVYTSFQELATYVSHNNVAKIARKKGHKALAKMSKIIAGDEMRHHKAYTEFVKEIFKIDPSEMMLAFQHMMKYKIVMPAMHLRESFEEKGTLFDDFSIVAQRVGVYTGFDYVDIIRKLNEAWEIDKITNLTPEAEKARDYLMKLPDRMYRITERIVVPQTDFKFKWMLNPS; via the coding sequence ATGTCTATACACAACGTAAGAAAAGAAGTGATGCTAACTTTAGAAAAAAGTATGGATCGCTTTATGGAAAAATATTTAATCCCTGCAGAAAAAATCTGGCAGCCAACAGACTTTTTGCCTAATTCTCAAAAAGACTCTTTTATTACAGAAGTAGAAGAAATTAGAGAATTGTCTAAAGAGTTACATGACGATTTTTGGGTTGTATTAGTAGGAGATACTATTACAGAAGAAGCATTACCAACATACGAATCTTGGTTATTAGATTTAGATGGAGTATGTCAAGATCCAGACAATAGTTGGGCAAAATGGGTAAGAACCTGGACAGCAGAAGAAAACAGACACGGAGACGTGTTAAATAAATACTTGTACTTATCAGGGCGAGTAAATATGCGCGAAGTAGAAATTTCTACACAGCATTTAATTGCAGATGGTTTTGATATTGGTACATCAACAGACCCGTATAAAAACTTTGTATACACCAGTTTCCAAGAATTAGCAACCTATGTTTCTCATAACAATGTAGCTAAAATTGCACGTAAAAAAGGGCACAAAGCCTTGGCTAAAATGTCTAAGATTATTGCAGGAGACGAAATGCGTCACCACAAAGCATATACAGAATTCGTAAAAGAAATCTTTAAAATTGATCCGAGTGAAATGATGTTGGCTTTTCAACACATGATGAAATATAAAATTGTAATGCCTGCAATGCACTTAAGAGAATCTTTTGAAGAAAAAGGAACTCTGTTCGATGATTTTTCTATCGTTGCACAAAGAGTTGGTGTTTATACAGGTTTCGATTATGTAGATATTATTAGAAAACTAAACGAAGCTTGGGAAATTGATAAAATTACCAATCTTACACCAGAAGCAGAAAAAGCAAGAGATTATCTAATGAAGTTACCAGACAGAATGTACCGAATTACAGAAAGAATTGTAGTTCCTCAGACTGACTTTAAATTCAAATGGATGTTAAATCCTAGTTAG
- a CDS encoding amidohydrolase has product MQNELNIIGIQSDLVWENPAKNLAFFEEKINTLYKNTDLVVLPEMFTTGFTMKPENVAEKMDGKSVSWMLKMAKEKNLAICGSLVITENRNFYNRLIFVHPSGNIETYDKRHSFTLAGEDKVYTSGSEKLIINFKGWKICPLICYDLRFPVWARNTENYDLLIFMANWPTIRIKAWQTLLKARAIENMSYVIGVNRTGIDANNYEHTGNSIVIDYLGEESSNLKKNEVGIVKATLFKDKQTRSREKMGFLTDMDAFKIER; this is encoded by the coding sequence ATGCAAAATGAATTAAACATTATTGGTATTCAGTCTGATTTAGTTTGGGAAAATCCTGCGAAAAATCTAGCTTTTTTTGAGGAGAAAATAAATACACTTTATAAAAACACTGATCTTGTGGTATTACCAGAAATGTTTACTACTGGATTTACTATGAAACCTGAAAACGTTGCTGAAAAGATGGATGGAAAGTCCGTTTCTTGGATGCTAAAAATGGCAAAAGAAAAGAATCTTGCTATTTGCGGAAGTTTAGTGATTACAGAAAATAGAAACTTTTACAATCGTTTGATATTTGTACATCCATCCGGAAACATAGAAACATATGATAAACGCCATTCTTTTACTTTAGCAGGAGAAGATAAAGTGTATACTTCTGGCTCAGAAAAATTAATTATAAATTTCAAAGGATGGAAAATTTGTCCGTTGATTTGTTATGATTTACGATTCCCCGTTTGGGCTAGAAATACAGAAAATTACGATCTTTTAATTTTCATGGCAAATTGGCCTACTATTAGAATTAAAGCTTGGCAAACGCTTTTAAAAGCACGTGCAATAGAAAACATGAGTTATGTTATTGGTGTTAATAGAACCGGAATAGACGCTAATAATTATGAACATACAGGAAACTCTATAGTAATTGATTATTTAGGGGAGGAATCTTCTAATCTAAAAAAGAACGAAGTTGGAATTGTAAAGGCTACCTTATTCAAAGATAAACAAACTAGAAGTCGAGAAAAAATGGGCTTTTTAACTGATATGGATGCATTTAAAATTGAACGATAG
- a CDS encoding PD-(D/E)XK nuclease family protein has product MQSFISTTIETILKTTKSFEDVIFVLPSQRAKVFVKQTFKDKITVGFLPEIINVEQFINKISGIEKADSIQLLFHFYTIYKGIEKEPVTFDVFASWAFTVIQDFNEIDQHLIATKDIFHYLRDIQRLKKWSVEGEFKETELMKDHYLFLEKLNTYYNAFYQFLKENNIGYQGLIYRESCKKIDSFLEDNVNKKFFFIGFNALNAAEELLFQKVLEGGNSEIYWDIDEAFFKSNHQAGKFIRRYKKEWRYYEKNDIKTLGDTFSGPKNIEVIGASKNTTQIKYAGEILEKITNFKNTALVLADETLLPITLNSLPKNINAINITMGYPLKDVPTTNLLFSIFQLFISQDKLQKSIVNEFYYKDVIRFLKHQSIYRLIPEIDAFSDNIAKHNQTFINQNDIHKLLENSEVALKQVLVSIFSSYASVDEFIDRILNLIDYLKEDISDLEKEYLFRFYTTFTQLKTLQNEFKYFPDLKTLALFFRQLISSESLSFQGEPLRGLQLMGMLETRVLDFENIILVSTNEGVLPASSQQNSFIPFDVKVEFGLPTYREKDAIFSYHFFRLMQRAKNVFIIYNTEHDVLGSGEKSRFVTQLEMMRTDVIQKTVAPKVVNQKVELKEIKKDETVLEKLQELAVKGISPSALTNYLYNPISFYKQKIIKLKEFEDVEETVAYNTLGTVVHETLDELYTPFVDKFLQAKDIDLMNKKSKDLVVKHFNEAFKNGDISTGRNRLIFEVANRFVNNFLAQEKDLLKDKNNQLKIIATEENLSAEIEIEGINFPIKIHGQVDRVDELNGVLRIIDYKTGMVSSGDLRVVEFEKLREKEQHKAIQVLLYAYLYTKSKNYDFKKPLEGGIYSFKNLNSGFLSINFSSNYRKPDVEITEEKLEEFMVEIKTYIKEMYTLEVDFIEPADLKY; this is encoded by the coding sequence ATGCAATCTTTTATTTCTACTACAATAGAGACTATTTTAAAAACAACTAAATCTTTTGAAGATGTCATTTTTGTACTTCCTTCTCAAAGAGCAAAAGTATTTGTAAAACAAACGTTTAAAGATAAAATTACCGTTGGATTTTTACCAGAAATTATAAATGTAGAGCAATTTATCAATAAAATTTCTGGAATAGAAAAAGCAGATAGCATTCAATTATTATTTCACTTTTATACTATTTATAAGGGAATAGAGAAGGAGCCTGTAACTTTTGATGTTTTTGCTTCTTGGGCTTTTACGGTTATTCAAGATTTTAACGAGATAGATCAACACTTAATAGCAACCAAAGACATTTTTCATTACTTAAGAGATATTCAGCGTTTAAAGAAATGGTCTGTAGAAGGAGAATTTAAAGAAACAGAATTAATGAAGGATCATTACTTGTTTCTAGAAAAACTAAACACATATTACAATGCTTTTTATCAATTTTTAAAAGAAAATAATATAGGGTACCAAGGTTTAATTTATAGAGAATCTTGTAAGAAAATAGATTCCTTTTTAGAAGATAACGTAAATAAAAAGTTCTTTTTCATTGGTTTTAATGCGTTAAATGCTGCAGAGGAATTGTTGTTTCAGAAAGTTTTAGAAGGTGGAAACTCAGAAATTTATTGGGATATTGATGAAGCATTTTTTAAATCGAATCATCAAGCAGGTAAATTTATTAGAAGGTATAAAAAGGAGTGGAGATATTATGAAAAAAATGATATAAAAACTTTAGGAGATACTTTTTCTGGACCTAAAAACATTGAAGTTATTGGAGCTTCTAAAAATACCACTCAAATTAAATATGCAGGTGAAATTTTAGAAAAAATCACTAATTTTAAAAATACGGCTTTGGTTTTAGCAGATGAAACCTTATTGCCAATTACGTTAAATTCTTTGCCTAAAAATATCAATGCTATTAATATTACCATGGGATATCCGTTAAAAGATGTTCCTACTACTAATTTATTGTTTTCTATATTTCAACTGTTTATTTCTCAAGATAAATTGCAGAAATCAATCGTGAATGAGTTTTATTATAAAGATGTAATTCGGTTTTTAAAACATCAATCTATTTACAGATTAATTCCAGAAATAGATGCTTTTTCAGACAATATCGCAAAGCATAATCAGACGTTTATCAATCAAAATGATATTCATAAATTATTAGAAAATTCAGAAGTAGCTTTAAAACAAGTATTGGTTTCGATATTTAGTTCTTATGCTTCTGTAGATGAATTTATAGACAGAATTTTAAACCTAATAGATTATTTAAAAGAAGATATTAGCGATTTAGAAAAAGAATATTTATTTAGATTTTATACCACATTTACGCAGTTAAAAACCTTACAAAATGAGTTTAAATACTTCCCGGATTTAAAAACATTAGCACTCTTTTTTAGGCAATTAATTTCTTCAGAAAGTTTATCATTTCAAGGAGAACCATTAAGAGGGTTGCAATTAATGGGAATGTTAGAAACCCGTGTTTTAGATTTTGAAAACATCATTTTAGTTTCTACAAACGAAGGGGTTTTACCAGCCAGCAGTCAGCAAAATTCTTTTATTCCTTTTGATGTGAAGGTCGAATTTGGTCTGCCAACCTATAGAGAAAAAGATGCAATTTTTTCCTATCACTTTTTTAGGTTAATGCAAAGAGCAAAAAATGTTTTTATCATTTACAATACAGAACACGACGTTTTAGGAAGTGGAGAGAAAAGTAGGTTTGTTACGCAATTAGAAATGATGCGAACAGATGTAATTCAGAAAACGGTTGCTCCCAAAGTTGTGAATCAAAAAGTTGAATTGAAAGAAATTAAAAAAGATGAAACCGTTTTAGAAAAGCTACAAGAATTGGCTGTAAAAGGAATATCTCCATCTGCATTGACCAATTATTTATACAATCCCATTTCGTTTTATAAACAAAAAATAATCAAACTTAAAGAGTTTGAGGATGTAGAAGAAACCGTTGCCTATAATACCTTAGGTACTGTTGTTCACGAAACTTTGGATGAATTGTATACTCCATTTGTAGATAAATTTTTACAAGCAAAAGACATCGACTTAATGAACAAGAAATCGAAAGATTTAGTAGTTAAGCATTTTAACGAAGCTTTTAAAAACGGAGATATTTCTACAGGAAGAAATCGTTTAATATTTGAGGTTGCAAATAGGTTTGTCAATAATTTTTTAGCACAAGAAAAAGACTTGTTAAAAGACAAAAACAATCAATTAAAGATTATTGCAACCGAAGAAAATTTATCCGCAGAAATAGAAATTGAAGGAATCAATTTTCCGATAAAAATTCACGGTCAAGTAGATAGAGTAGATGAGCTAAATGGAGTTTTGCGAATCATAGATTATAAAACGGGTATGGTTAGCAGTGGAGATTTACGCGTGGTAGAATTTGAAAAACTAAGAGAAAAAGAGCAACACAAAGCCATTCAGGTACTATTATATGCTTATTTGTACACCAAGAGCAAAAACTACGATTTTAAGAAACCGTTAGAAGGCGGAATTTATTCTTTTAAGAACTTAAACAGTGGTTTTTTATCGATTAATTTTTCATCCAATTACAGAAAACCAGATGTAGAAATTACCGAAGAAAAATTAGAAGAATTTATGGTTGAGATAAAAACTTACATCAAAGAAATGTATACGTTAGAAGTAGATTTTATTGAGCCAGCAGATTTAAAATATTAA
- a CDS encoding MATE family efflux transporter: MSTTITLKKINKLAIPALIAGIAEPLLSITDTAIIGNISENATESLAAVGIVGAFISMLIWVFGQIRSAISSIVSQYVGANKLDEVKGLPAQAIAIVVFGSFIILAISYPFAKQIFQFYNASGTVLEYCITYFKIRIFGFPFSLFVFAVFGVFRGLQNTYYPMIIAIVGALLNVFLDIILVYGIEGYIPAMNIEGAAYASIIAQITMAIIALVMLLKKTSISLKVSLPFHNEVPRLLGMIGNLFVRTIALNTALYFATSYATDYGKEYIAAYTIGINIWLLGAFMVDGYASAGNILSGKFLGAKDYTSLVELSNKLLKYGLVIGILIGLVGFIFYNFIGQIFTKEPAVLEQFYNVFWIVLLMQPINAISFIFDGMFKGMGEMKYLRNLLLLSTALVFIPTLLIFDYFDLKLIAIWIAFTFWMIARGLPLIIRFRKKFIPLVVNE, from the coding sequence TTGAGCACAACTATTACTTTAAAGAAGATTAATAAATTAGCAATTCCTGCTTTAATTGCAGGTATCGCAGAACCATTATTATCAATTACAGACACTGCAATTATTGGTAACATCTCTGAAAACGCAACAGAAAGTTTGGCTGCTGTAGGTATTGTAGGCGCATTTATTTCTATGTTAATTTGGGTTTTCGGACAAATTAGAAGTGCCATTTCTTCTATTGTTTCTCAATATGTTGGTGCTAACAAACTAGACGAAGTAAAAGGGTTACCAGCGCAAGCAATTGCCATTGTAGTTTTTGGAAGTTTCATCATATTGGCAATTTCATATCCGTTTGCAAAACAAATTTTTCAATTTTATAATGCATCCGGAACTGTTTTAGAGTATTGTATTACCTATTTTAAAATACGAATATTCGGATTCCCATTTTCACTTTTTGTATTTGCTGTATTTGGTGTTTTTAGAGGTTTACAAAACACCTATTATCCAATGATTATTGCAATTGTAGGGGCTTTGTTAAATGTTTTTTTAGATATCATTTTGGTATACGGAATTGAAGGTTATATACCAGCTATGAATATAGAAGGTGCTGCATATGCAAGTATTATTGCTCAAATTACAATGGCTATTATAGCCTTAGTTATGTTGCTAAAAAAAACGTCTATTTCCTTAAAAGTTAGTTTGCCTTTTCATAATGAAGTTCCGCGTTTGTTAGGAATGATAGGAAATCTTTTTGTAAGAACCATTGCCTTAAATACTGCTTTATACTTTGCTACTTCATATGCCACAGATTATGGTAAAGAATACATTGCCGCCTACACTATTGGTATTAATATTTGGTTGTTGGGTGCTTTTATGGTAGACGGATATGCTAGTGCAGGAAATATATTATCTGGAAAATTTTTAGGTGCAAAAGATTATACATCTTTGGTAGAACTAAGTAATAAACTTTTAAAATATGGATTGGTAATAGGAATACTTATTGGTCTGGTTGGTTTTATTTTTTACAATTTTATCGGACAAATTTTTACGAAGGAACCTGCTGTTTTAGAACAGTTTTACAATGTTTTTTGGATTGTTTTATTAATGCAACCTATAAATGCCATCTCTTTTATTTTTGATGGAATGTTTAAAGGTATGGGAGAAATGAAATATTTAAGAAACCTCTTACTTCTTTCTACTGCATTGGTATTTATACCGACATTATTGATTTTTGATTATTTCGATTTAAAATTAATTGCAATTTGGATTGCTTTTACATTTTGGATGATTGCGAGAGGATTGCCATTAATTATTAGGTTTAGAAAGAAGTTTATACCTTTAGTAGTCAACGAATAA
- a CDS encoding enoyl-CoA hydratase/isomerase family protein, which produces MSTTRQNGSLYTSIQHKIATIEFGHPASNSFPSELLERLAKELLSVGNNEEVSVIILKSEGEKAFCAGASFDELVAISNLEEGKQFFSGFANVINAMRTCGKLIIGSVQGKTVGGGVGLAAACDYVLATESASIKLSEFTIGIGPFVIEPAVTRKIGVAGTAELTLDATNWKNAYWAKEKGLYARVFESQKELEEEVGFFSEKLASYNPEALVEMKKVLWQGTEGWNNLLAERAAVSGELVLSEFTKKSLQKFIK; this is translated from the coding sequence ATGAGCACCACAAGACAAAACGGAAGTTTATATACAAGCATTCAACATAAAATTGCAACGATAGAATTTGGGCATCCTGCAAGCAATTCTTTTCCGAGTGAATTATTAGAAAGATTAGCTAAAGAATTACTTTCAGTAGGAAATAATGAAGAAGTTTCTGTTATTATTTTAAAGTCTGAAGGAGAAAAAGCATTTTGTGCTGGCGCTTCTTTTGATGAGTTAGTCGCTATTTCTAATTTAGAAGAAGGAAAACAATTTTTTAGTGGTTTTGCAAACGTAATAAATGCCATGAGAACTTGTGGAAAACTAATTATTGGGAGCGTTCAAGGAAAAACTGTTGGTGGTGGAGTTGGTTTAGCTGCAGCTTGCGATTATGTTTTGGCAACAGAAAGCGCATCCATAAAATTATCTGAATTTACCATAGGAATTGGTCCTTTTGTAATTGAACCCGCTGTAACACGTAAAATTGGTGTTGCAGGAACGGCAGAATTAACATTAGATGCAACCAATTGGAAAAATGCGTATTGGGCAAAAGAAAAAGGCTTGTATGCCAGGGTTTTTGAATCTCAAAAAGAACTGGAAGAAGAAGTTGGTTTTTTCTCAGAAAAATTAGCTTCTTATAATCCGGAAGCTTTGGTAGAAATGAAGAAAGTATTGTGGCAGGGAACAGAAGGCTGGAATAATTTATTAGCAGAAAGAGCTGCAGTTTCTGGTGAATTAGTTTTATCTGAATTTACTAAAAAATCATTGCAAAAGTTTATAAAATAA
- a CDS encoding MOSC domain-containing protein, protein MKIISTNIGKRKEIDYKGTLVTTGIFKYSVDKPIFLDIEDVKDDAICDRENHGGVFQAVYGYSLKHYEYWNTVFPKVDFEMGIFGENLTIDDIEETKIHAGDTFKVGETILEATLHREPCYKLGVRFNNMTIVKKFWKTTFCGVYFKVLQTGFVKAGDEFIKIKSCPENPTIADLFVAKRILNGIS, encoded by the coding sequence ATGAAAATCATTTCAACAAATATTGGCAAACGAAAAGAAATAGACTACAAAGGTACTTTAGTTACTACAGGTATTTTTAAATATTCTGTAGATAAACCTATTTTTTTAGATATTGAAGATGTAAAAGATGATGCTATTTGTGATAGAGAGAATCATGGTGGTGTTTTTCAAGCAGTTTACGGATATTCTTTAAAGCACTATGAATATTGGAATACTGTTTTTCCGAAAGTAGATTTTGAAATGGGAATTTTTGGAGAAAATTTAACCATTGATGATATAGAAGAAACTAAAATTCATGCTGGAGATACTTTTAAAGTTGGTGAAACTATTTTGGAAGCGACACTGCATAGAGAACCTTGTTATAAATTAGGAGTTCGTTTTAATAATATGACAATTGTAAAAAAGTTTTGGAAAACTACTTTTTGTGGCGTTTATTTTAAGGTTTTACAAACGGGTTTTGTAAAAGCTGGTGATGAATTCATAAAAATAAAAAGTTGCCCAGAAAACCCAACCATTGCAGATTTGTTTGTTGCTAAAAGAATTTTAAACGGTATTAGTTAA
- a CDS encoding helix-turn-helix domain-containing protein has translation MNNIGQKIKDVRKKKGLSQEELAELAKINLRTIQRIENNENEPRGKTLNLICQVLDLNTEDILDYGMQTDKNYLISIHLSVLLGLFIPTGNIIFPFMLWVTKKDKITSLKEIGANILNFQIIWTFFAFFALIIGAILKIQHISFGPFTSTSSPLFIWSILYFINILLPIIFAILIRNGSTRKFYPNPIKFIK, from the coding sequence ATGAATAATATCGGACAAAAAATTAAAGACGTAAGAAAGAAGAAAGGACTATCTCAAGAGGAATTAGCAGAATTAGCAAAAATCAATTTAAGAACTATTCAACGAATTGAAAATAACGAAAATGAGCCAAGAGGAAAAACGCTCAATTTAATTTGCCAAGTTTTAGACTTAAATACAGAAGACATTTTAGACTATGGAATGCAGACTGATAAAAATTATTTAATTTCCATTCATTTATCAGTATTACTAGGCCTTTTTATACCAACAGGAAATATTATTTTTCCATTTATGTTATGGGTTACAAAAAAGGATAAAATAACTAGCTTAAAGGAAATTGGAGCTAATATTTTAAATTTTCAAATCATCTGGACCTTTTTTGCTTTTTTTGCCTTAATAATAGGTGCAATATTAAAAATCCAACATATATCATTTGGACCTTTTACTTCAACGAGTTCTCCTCTTTTTATATGGTCAATACTTTATTTTATAAATATATTATTACCAATAATATTTGCCATTTTAATTAGAAATGGAAGCACAAGAAAGTTTTATCCTAACCCTATTAAATTCATAAAATAA
- a CDS encoding ATP-binding protein, which translates to MLFNQIIGQEHIKKHLKVSAENGRIPHAQLFVGKEGSGTLPMAIAYAQFLLCNFSDNVDVCNLKCDKLQHPDLHFTYPVTSNDNVKKHPVSSLFLEDWRSFIETQSYGSLFNWLQHIGVENKQGIIGVDEAEEVVKKLRLKSYEGGFKVMIIWMAEKMNIAAANKLLKLIEEPPEKTVFILITENEGQIINTIKSRCQALHFPVLSEQDISNALVEKHQVSENDAAKIAHQAEGNFNKALQLLQNDSSDLVFEEWFIAWIRTAFKAKGNAAVVQQLIEWSDTIAKTGRETQKRFLDYCLQFFRQAMLLNYKSDHLVFMESKTGFNLSKFAPFVHSGNILDIEKELNDAMYHIERNGNPKIILLDLSMKLTRFLHKKEETV; encoded by the coding sequence ATGCTTTTCAACCAAATTATCGGACAAGAACACATTAAAAAACACTTAAAAGTGTCTGCTGAAAACGGCAGAATACCTCATGCACAATTATTTGTAGGTAAAGAAGGTAGCGGAACTTTGCCAATGGCAATTGCCTACGCACAGTTTTTATTGTGTAATTTTTCTGATAACGTGGACGTCTGTAACTTAAAATGCGACAAATTACAACATCCAGATTTGCATTTTACCTATCCTGTTACTTCTAATGATAATGTAAAAAAACATCCTGTCAGTAGTTTGTTTTTAGAAGATTGGAGAAGCTTTATAGAAACACAATCTTATGGAAGTTTGTTTAATTGGCTACAACATATTGGAGTAGAAAATAAACAAGGAATTATTGGTGTTGATGAAGCCGAAGAAGTGGTAAAAAAACTTCGTCTTAAAAGTTACGAAGGTGGTTTTAAGGTGATGATTATTTGGATGGCAGAAAAAATGAATATTGCTGCCGCCAATAAATTGCTGAAATTGATTGAAGAGCCACCAGAAAAAACGGTCTTTATTTTAATTACAGAAAACGAAGGTCAGATTATAAATACCATAAAATCTCGTTGTCAAGCATTACATTTTCCTGTTTTAAGTGAGCAAGATATTTCTAATGCACTAGTTGAAAAGCATCAAGTTTCAGAAAATGATGCTGCTAAAATTGCACATCAGGCAGAAGGAAATTTCAACAAAGCATTGCAATTGTTACAAAACGATTCTAGTGATCTTGTTTTTGAAGAATGGTTTATTGCATGGATTAGAACTGCTTTTAAGGCGAAAGGAAATGCTGCTGTTGTGCAACAATTAATTGAATGGTCGGACACGATTGCCAAAACCGGACGTGAAACTCAAAAACGTTTTTTAGACTATTGTTTGCAGTTTTTTAGACAAGCAATGTTGCTGAATTATAAATCGGATCACTTGGTTTTTATGGAATCTAAAACTGGGTTCAATCTTTCTAAATTTGCTCCTTTTGTGCATTCTGGAAATATTTTAGACATCGAAAAAGAACTCAATGATGCCATGTATCATATAGAAAGAAACGGAAATCCGAAGATAATTTTATTAGATCTTTCTATGAAACTGACTCGTTTTTTACATAAAAAAGAAGAGACAGTTTAG
- a CDS encoding phosphoglycerate kinase, with translation MKTLKDFNFKNKKALIRVDFNVPLNDKFEVTDATRIQAAKSTIIDILEQEGSCILMSHLGRPKGFQEEFSLGHIVEKATEILGVKVKFVADCIGDKVEEAVANLQSGEILLLENLRFYEEEKKGDVDFAEKLSKLGDVYVNDAFGTAHRAHASTTIIAQFFPENKCFGNLLAREIESIDKVLNNSEKPVLAILGGAKVSSKITVIENILDKVDHLIIGGGMSFTFIKAQGGKIGNSICEDDKMELALDILKQAKAKGVEVHIPVDVIAADDFSNDANTQTLDINEIPDGWEGVDAGPKSREIFDTVVNKCKTILWNGPLGVFEMESFAGGTIALGHSIDKATKNGAFSLVGGGDSVAAVKQFGFADKVSYVSTGGGAMLEMLEGKTLPGIEAILK, from the coding sequence ATGAAAACATTAAAAGATTTTAATTTCAAGAATAAGAAGGCGTTAATTCGTGTAGATTTTAACGTGCCTTTAAATGATAAATTTGAAGTAACAGATGCTACCAGAATTCAAGCTGCAAAATCTACAATTATAGATATTTTAGAGCAAGAAGGAAGCTGTATTTTAATGTCACATTTAGGGCGTCCAAAAGGATTTCAAGAGGAGTTTTCTTTAGGTCACATTGTAGAAAAAGCGACTGAAATTTTAGGAGTTAAAGTAAAGTTTGTTGCAGACTGTATTGGAGATAAAGTAGAAGAAGCTGTTGCAAATTTACAATCTGGAGAAATCTTATTATTAGAAAACCTACGTTTCTACGAAGAAGAGAAAAAAGGAGATGTTGATTTTGCAGAAAAATTATCTAAATTAGGTGATGTTTATGTAAACGATGCTTTTGGTACTGCACACAGAGCACATGCATCAACAACAATTATTGCACAATTTTTTCCTGAAAACAAATGTTTTGGAAATTTATTAGCAAGAGAAATAGAAAGTATAGATAAAGTATTAAACAATTCTGAAAAACCAGTTTTAGCAATTTTAGGTGGTGCAAAAGTATCTTCTAAAATTACTGTTATTGAAAATATTTTAGACAAAGTAGATCACCTAATTATTGGTGGTGGAATGAGTTTTACATTTATCAAAGCACAAGGAGGAAAGATTGGAAACTCTATCTGTGAAGATGATAAAATGGAATTGGCTTTAGATATCTTAAAGCAAGCTAAAGCAAAAGGAGTAGAAGTTCATATACCTGTAGATGTTATTGCTGCTGATGATTTTTCTAACGATGCAAATACACAAACTTTAGATATTAATGAAATTCCTGATGGTTGGGAAGGAGTAGATGCTGGACCAAAATCTAGAGAGATTTTTGATACAGTTGTAAATAAGTGTAAAACTATTTTATGGAACGGACCTTTAGGTGTTTTTGAAATGGAATCTTTTGCAGGAGGAACAATTGCATTAGGTCATTCTATTGATAAAGCTACCAAAAACGGAGCTTTTTCTTTAGTTGGTGGTGGTGATTCTGTTGCTGCTGTTAAACAATTTGGTTTTGCAGATAAAGTAAGTTATGTTTCTACTGGTGGTGGAGCAATGTTAGAAATGTTAGAAGGTAAAACTTTACCAGGAATTGAAGCTATTTTAAAGTAA